TCGCGAAAGTGACCCTCGTTGGAAAGGGAGAGGGCAATTTTGTAAAAGCCAAGTTGTTCGCTCTTAAGAACGCTCTTTTCCAAAATCTTAGGCGCGCTCTTCCCGAGCCTCATGCGTCGCTTGCAGGGGGACTCATATTGGGCGGGAAAAATGCAATCGGCAAAGATCTGGAAAAAGATTTTCGCACCGCAGGAATCATCCATATTATTGTTCTTTCTGGATATAACATTATGATTGTTTCGCAGTATGTGATGAAGATTTTTTCGTTTCTTCCCCGAGCGGGGAATCTCGGGGTGGGAGCTGTTTCTGTGATTCTTTTTGCCATTATGACAGGAGGGTCGACGACGGTTGTTCGCGCCTCTGTAATGGCCCTCATTGCACTTTTGGGCAAATTTACCGGAAGGACGAATGCGGTCAATCGTGCGCTTTTTCTTGCGGGATTTCTCATGCTCCTGCACAACCCGAAAATACTGGTCTTTGATTTTTCATTTCAGTTAAGTTTTCTGGCAACGCTCGGTCTCATTCATTTCTCGCCAATCGTTGAGAGAAAAATAATGTTTGTCACAAAAAAATTCAATATCCGCGAGTATGTAGTGGCCACAATCGCCACCCAGATTATTGTGATGCCCCTTATTCTTTACAGAATGGGAGAAATATCAATCGTCTCACTTCCGGTAAACATTCTAGTCCTCTTTCTCATTCCTTGGACTATGGCTATGAGTTTTATAACAAGCATTCTTGCATTTTTCGGCTCTTTCGTCGCTCTGCCTGCGGCGGGAATCACCTATTTTCTCATAGGGTATGAACTCAAAGTTGTAGAACTGTTTTCAAAGCTCCCATTCGCTTCGCTCAAGCTCTCGTTTTT
The sequence above is drawn from the Candidatus Taylorbacteria bacterium genome and encodes:
- a CDS encoding ComEC/Rec2 family competence protein, producing MQNEHFYSVIFGFALGIFFHSFLDFGLHFSALIIFLATASFLVTKFLSQKSSDNRRRYIFLFILTLFSFGFGSLRYDVANIFHNPDSLSSYANDKVVIQGVVRDEPDIGENNQKLTVKADSILKAGATEAAISEKILVSTDLYPEFSYGDRIRAEGKIEKAKNFVVEGEKPFDYTSYLAKDNIFYTVSFAKVTLVGKGEGNFVKAKLFALKNALFQNLRRALPEPHASLAGGLILGGKNAIGKDLEKDFRTAGIIHIIVLSGYNIMIVSQYVMKIFSFLPRAGNLGVGAVSVILFAIMTGGSTTVVRASVMALIALLGKFTGRTNAVNRALFLAGFLMLLHNPKILVFDFSFQLSFLATLGLIHFSPIVERKIMFVTKKFNIREYVVATIATQIIVMPLILYRMGEISIVSLPVNILVLFLIPWTMAMSFITSILAFFGSFVALPAAGITYFLIGYELKVVELFSKLPFASLKLSFFPLWLMAVIYVSYIFAYLKINKKTVAKDAITLTSSPGSSLSPTN